From Staphylococcus sp. M0911, a single genomic window includes:
- the trpB gene encoding tryptophan synthase subunit beta — protein MNTHIQTDADDLGFFGSYGGQYVPETLMPAIIELKQAYKKAKNDPTFQDELQYYLKEYVGRETPLTYAKAYSESLGGAKIYLKREDLNHTGAHKINNALGQALLAKRMGKRKLVAETGAGQHGVASATVAALFDMDLIVFMGKEDIQRQQLNVFRMELLGAKVVSVEEGQGTLSDAVNKALQYWVSHVEDTHYLLGSALGPDPFPTIVRDFQSVIGKEIKTQILNKEQRLPDAVVACIGGGSNAIGTFYPFIQDDVKLYGVEAAGKGKLTDKHALAIGKGSPGVLHGAKMYLIQDEHGQVQLAHSISAGLDYPGIGPEHSYYHDIGRVTYTDASDEQAMEALIRFTKAEGIIPAIESAHALSYVERLAPTMNKDKIIVVTVSGRGDKDMETIRQYTQQRGEVNE, from the coding sequence ATGAATACACATATTCAAACAGACGCAGATGACTTAGGATTTTTTGGGTCTTATGGAGGCCAATATGTCCCTGAAACATTAATGCCAGCAATCATAGAATTAAAACAAGCGTATAAAAAGGCAAAAAATGATCCGACTTTTCAAGATGAATTACAGTATTATTTAAAAGAATACGTAGGTAGAGAAACACCTTTAACTTATGCTAAAGCATATTCAGAATCTTTAGGTGGCGCAAAAATATATTTAAAAAGAGAAGACTTAAACCATACAGGAGCTCATAAAATTAATAATGCATTAGGACAAGCGTTATTGGCTAAACGTATGGGAAAACGTAAATTAGTAGCAGAAACTGGGGCAGGACAACATGGTGTAGCAAGTGCAACAGTTGCAGCATTATTTGATATGGACTTAATTGTTTTTATGGGTAAAGAGGATATCCAAAGACAACAATTAAATGTTTTTAGAATGGAACTACTCGGCGCTAAAGTAGTTTCTGTCGAGGAAGGTCAAGGTACTTTGTCAGATGCTGTAAATAAAGCACTACAATATTGGGTTAGTCATGTTGAAGATACACACTATCTTTTAGGTTCCGCTCTTGGACCTGACCCTTTCCCAACTATTGTTAGAGATTTTCAAAGTGTGATAGGTAAAGAGATTAAAACACAAATATTGAATAAAGAACAACGTTTACCTGATGCGGTTGTTGCTTGTATTGGTGGGGGTTCAAATGCAATTGGAACGTTTTATCCTTTTATCCAAGATGATGTGAAATTATATGGTGTTGAAGCAGCTGGTAAAGGTAAACTTACTGATAAACATGCATTAGCTATAGGTAAAGGAAGTCCAGGTGTGTTACATGGTGCTAAAATGTATTTAATACAAGATGAACATGGTCAAGTTCAATTGGCACACTCCATTTCAGCTGGTTTAGATTATCCTGGAATAGGACCAGAACATTCTTATTATCATGATATTGGACGCGTCACTTATACAGATGCAAGTGATGAACAGGCGATGGAAGCATTAATTCGATTTACTAAAGCTGAAGGCATTATTCCTGCTATTGAAAGTGCACATGCATTAAGCTACGTAGAGCGATTAGCACCTACTATGAATAAGGATAAAATTATAGTCGTTACCGTTTCTGGTCGTGGTGATAAAGATATGGAAACGATACGTCAATATACACAACAAAGAGGTGAAGTCAATGAATAA
- a CDS encoding phosphoribosylanthranilate isomerase, which translates to MYLKFCGFKSKEDVLKAIELPIDAIGFIHFPNSRRHCDMNQIQQLTTLVPSYIDRVVVLVNPDQTQIQNLVTHTNINTIQFHGNEPIEIMKWTKSQYPHIKVIKALPAHQKLQDQIVYYKEAVDFFIIDTPSDQFGGTGQIYDWHLLDNIKGISFLIAGGLTDQHIKHIQHLSLQHSGYDVASGIEIKHHKDVKKMKKIVNIVKGE; encoded by the coding sequence ATGTATTTAAAATTTTGTGGTTTTAAAAGTAAAGAAGATGTACTTAAAGCGATTGAATTGCCTATAGATGCGATTGGGTTTATTCATTTTCCAAATAGCCGTCGCCATTGCGACATGAATCAAATTCAGCAATTAACCACACTCGTACCTAGTTATATTGACCGTGTAGTAGTATTAGTCAATCCAGATCAAACACAAATTCAAAATCTTGTGACACATACAAATATCAACACAATTCAATTTCATGGCAATGAACCGATAGAAATCATGAAATGGACAAAATCACAATATCCCCATATTAAAGTTATTAAAGCATTGCCTGCACATCAAAAGTTGCAAGATCAAATAGTTTATTACAAAGAAGCTGTAGACTTTTTTATTATTGATACTCCTTCAGACCAATTTGGAGGTACGGGGCAAATCTATGATTGGCATCTATTAGATAATATCAAAGGTATATCATTTTTAATTGCAGGAGGATTAACTGATCAACATATCAAACATATTCAACATTTATCATTGCAACACAGTGGCTATGATGTAGCCTCTGGCATTGAAATCAAGCATCATAAAGATGTCAAAAAAATGAAAAAAATCGTTAACATTGTGAAAGGAGAATAA